Part of the Citrus sinensis cultivar Valencia sweet orange chromosome 2, DVS_A1.0, whole genome shotgun sequence genome, TCTCCCCCGACGAACGCGACCACCTCGTCAAGGACATCGAGGttgctctctttttttattgaaagcTTCCGTTTTACGATCTATTTTctgaaatgttattttattttatctttggTTTCTGACAGAGCTTAGATCTTCCGAGAGTCGATCGGATCATTCGATGTTCACTTCGATCTCAAGGTTACTTATTCATCTCTTTCTTAATTGCTTTGTTATAATGTACGCAAGTGGAAAAAATTATGAGCTTGATGTGAAATGATGCAAAATTTGTTGATATTGCAGGGCTTCCGGTGGCCGCAATTGAGCCGGTGCCGGAGAGAAGTGTGTCAACGGTAGAGGAGAGAACCATGGACGAAAGGGAAAGATGGTGGAAGATGGGTTTGAAGGCCATCTCTGATGGCAAATTGGCTGTTTTGCTTTTATCTGGTGGCCAGgttatttcctttttcattttatttatttattctcgTACAATTGATTATCATCATTTTCTCTAAAAGTGTATGTCGAAGCATGTGGgttattttggttttgattgctttttgcttttgcttttttttggAGGGAGTAAGAGTTGTATACATTTAATGTGCtttcaaaagaattaattatttattcttgtTGTGTGAATGGGGTGTTTCTTGAAGAATCTGTATCTCTCTTCCTCTCTAACCATAATGGTGCCTTTTGAGATGGGATGAATATTTGATGCTCACTTAAGACAATTTGGAAAATGGGTATGTTTACTTAATAATGCAAAAGGCAGAGATGTAAAGTGTTATCATGTGTTCTCACTATTTGCTTTACTAAACTGCTTCGACTTCGGGCTTCGGGTGGGTAGTTACATCAcacatctctctctctctttctctctctggTTGGTGTGCTCCTGCTTCTTTTGGATCTCCACTAATGACAATTTGCTACTGGATTGTTCACCTAAATGTGAAAAGTAGGGTAAGGGGCcctaagatatatatatatataattttttttttattagcaaTTATTGTATTGAAAGGAAGCTTTATAGGATTCCATGCTCCTTTTTTTCAGAATCAATTGTAAATCGTTATTAGTAATCAAACTTATCTTCTGATGGACCTCATATTCTGTAATACTGGCAATATATATTATTGCATATATGAGTATCCTCATTATTTGTGTTTGTCTGCTCATGCATGTGGAAAGTGTTATCAGTTCAAGCAAGGAATATCCTCATTTTTCTCAGCAGTAAACCGAATTTGGGAATGTATGTTTAGACCAGTATCAATACTCATCCAATAACCATTTATTTGCATTTTCCTAGTGATGATTACTGATCTTTGGATGCAATACACTTTGGCCTCCAACAACATCAGCTGTCAAGTTAGCTATTACAGTCtgttgatttgatttctttaaatGATAAGATACATTTGTTACTTAATGTGTGGCTCGACATTCTCAtgttttggtaattttttttaattttttatttttaatcaaaacacCCAATAACCATTTATTTGCATTTTCCTAGTGATGATTACTGATCTTTGGATGAAATGCACTTTGGCCTCCAACAACATCAGCTGTCAAGTTAGCTAATTACAGTcagttgatttgatttctttaaatGATAAGATACATTTGTTACATAATGTGAGGCCTGACATTCTCATGTTTTgggattttttctttattttttattttttaatcaaaacacCCCTGCTCATCCCTCCCGATATACaaacacaaattaaattaaatatcttccCCCTCAAGGTTGGTGGGAGAGGAATTTGATCTTTAGACCTCTTGTTTCTTTGCAAGTGATTAAACAGTTATGCTACTAACCCCTTGGAGAGTTGGATGAGGCAAACATCGGAAGTTTCTCCTGTTACTCTTTATTTTCAAACCATCCATAGATGATAACACCACTAGGTTGAGGTTTATTTCTGgtacatatatgtatgtatttagaATATCAGTATCATGAGAAGTgatgtgtttaattttcatattaggGTGCATATGGGTAAATCGTTATTCTGCTCCACATATTTTGGTTGCTTGAGACTTTTGTCTATTATTCTGTATTCTACGTTCCATGAAGTTGTTTTAGTCACTGTGTTTGTAAGTGCAACTTTATCTGACTCTTGCATATGTTTTCTTGTCATGGGACTTTGATACAGGGAACTCGACTCGGAAGTTCAGATCCAAAGGGATGTGTTAGTGAGTAATTGTTCCATCACTTGATTTAAAGCCATTCATTAAATTGTGTACTTTTGAGGTTGTTGAATTGAAAATGCACGAGGAGTGGAATTTCTGATTCTTTTactgattttcttttactgttttTAGTAAAACTATTAGGAAGTGTGGTATAATTCATCACTACAAATTGAATGGTTGACACTAGTTCTTTATACAAGCTGTTATTTCACCTATTGTTTTGTCTAATTATCGGCCCTAGtgttgtttctttcttttgcttaCATATTTCCTTGAAGTATGGACACTTTCACTTTGCTTATGTTGTGTTGACGAGAAAATTATGATGGTTacttcttttgtttattttttaatcttaataaCTTATCTGAATctaaaataaggaaaaaaaatgcttaaatTCCTCTTTtcatctaataatttattttcattgagAAACTTACAATGGttacttcttttatttgtttcaaatCTGAATAACTTATCTGaatctaaaataaagaaaaaaaaagcttaaatCCCTCTATTCGtggaattatttattttcttatattcaaaagaaaaaataaaataaaagaaaagttgaatCCTAGTCTGCTCTAAATGATTTCTTGCATTTTGACTGTAGCATTAGAAGTCATGTTTCATtgaagtaattttttcttttctatataTTTGAATCTCAGTAAATCAgtgatttgaaaataaattttgttttgtacttTTGTTACCTTTGATGGGATTTTATTTCAGATATTGGACTTCCTTCTGGGAAGTCTCTTTTTCAACTACAAGCTGAGAGAATCTTGTGTGTCCAACGACTTGCTGCTCAAGTTACGAGTGAGGGTAAGGTTTATTTTGCTCGATTGTGTGTgtttataattcatttgaatttACTATGTTAATTCTTCTTTATCTGCAGGTGGAGGTTCTGGTTCAGCAGCGATACATTGGTATATAATGACCAGCCCATTTACTGATGATGCCACACGCAAATATTTTGAGGGCCACAAGTACTTTGGTCTTGAATCGGATCAAGTGAGATCCCgtcaatatttttcatttttggatatttggtaaaatcatttttttttgttcttacTTTGAATGACACTTCTTTGATGTAGGTCACCTTCTTCCAGCAGGGCACCATACCTTGTGTTTCTAAGGATGGTAGATTTATTATGGAGACTCCATACAAAGTATGGCCTTCccctccttttttttccctaaaacatttaaataatctATTTGGAGTCCTGAAAATGTCCAAAGCTACTTAGACTTTCATTTAGTTGAGGCTTTGATATTTCATAtacaaatttgaataaagacgtgaaaatttttatttgagaaaggttttttcttttttccccccttcatttttctgtttgaacctttgcaaaattttaaagtttcatATCCCTTACATAATATGATAGTTATATGAGTTTAATTGTTTAAAGCCAGGTTGCTAAGGCTCCAGATGGAAATGGAGGAGTCTATTCAGGTATCATTTTGATTCAGCGATGTTTCAAGTATCACAATATCATATGGATACTTACTTTTTTAGATGGACTCATGTTGATCAGCTCtgaaatcatcaaaattattagaagACATGGCTACGAGAGGGATTAAATACATAGATTGCTATGGAGTTGACAATGCGCTGGTAAGTTTTTGTTCTTTcgattatttctttattaaaaattctaGGTATTTTCCTATTTAAGAATTAGTGATTAGGGTCTTGCAAGCAGGTTCGCGTGGCTGATCCTACTTTCTTGggatattttattgataaaggTGTCTCTGCTGGTGCAAAAGTTGTCCGCAAGGTAACTAAATATTCTGCATCTGGAGTTGTCTGGGACTTCAATTTTATGAATTGATTAATGTCTAAATGGAAACTTGAATTTGAGAAGGCATTCCAGATAATTGCAGTTTGCTTCCATTGCTATCATTATTCTGGTTAACTCACCGTATAAAATTCTCTATGATGGATATAGACACCACGACCCCTCATGTCAAAGGGTGTTTTCTCCCTGTATCTAGGTTATCTTGGAATTTGGTTTTGCTTAGCATCTGCTTCTCAATTTAAATGGAAAAATCATGCTTGGATACTGAATAAATCTGGACATGAATCAGGTTTATTCTAGTTTAGCTCTGTCACTATCAGCAGTAGTAATTGATGGTTAATAAGCATAAGTGCATTGTTCACTGTATAAACTTAGGCAATTTGATATTGTTTACAATGAAAAGAActttgttgtttaaaaaatatattctaaacaatttattcCTTTTCCTCTGAGTTTGGTTACAGGCATACCCCCAAGAAAAAGTTGGTGTTTTTGTAAGACGAGGTAAAGGTGGACCTCTTACTGTTGTTGAGTACAGTGAATTAGATCCATCACTGGCTTCT contains:
- the LOC102622725 gene encoding UDP-N-acetylglucosamine diphosphorylase 1; its protein translation is MREPTVVGTESNGGSVGSIAQSPPPQALLERLKDYGQEDAFALWDELSPDERDHLVKDIESLDLPRVDRIIRCSLRSQGLPVAAIEPVPERSVSTVEERTMDERERWWKMGLKAISDGKLAVLLLSGGQGTRLGSSDPKGCVNIGLPSGKSLFQLQAERILCVQRLAAQVTSEGGGSGSAAIHWYIMTSPFTDDATRKYFEGHKYFGLESDQVTFFQQGTIPCVSKDGRFIMETPYKVAKAPDGNGGVYSALKSSKLLEDMATRGIKYIDCYGVDNALVRVADPTFLGYFIDKGVSAGAKVVRKAYPQEKVGVFVRRGKGGPLTVVEYSELDPSLASAINQETGRLRFCWSNVCLHMFTLDFLNQVANGLEKDSVYHLAEKKIPSIHGQTVGFKLEQFIFDAFPYAPSTALFEVLREEEFAPVKNANGSNFDTPDSARLLVLRLHTRWVIAAGGFLTHSVPLYATGVEVSPLCSYAGENLEAICRGRTFHAPCEIGF